From a region of the Paraburkholderia hospita genome:
- the phaC gene encoding class I poly(R)-hydroxyalkanoic acid synthase, producing the protein MAASQTSSTSSRTDTSSDRTQQQADAAGVHQWFDAWMNAWRSLGAQAAANGNPFSVPAMPDFAKAATAQAGSLPFANPFFEQIAKQFAQTQAQPGGPAEGQPFNAFFGQAFNPQFAQQFTQQLAGLKVPSASIPSTRLQQLQSDYSREAMQLLQQSTQTSSSGIELKDRRFSSDAWKTTPVYAYTAAWYLLNARYLQELVDALETDQKTRERIRFAVQQWTAAASPSNFFALNPEAQKTLLESNGESLRQGVTNLLNDMQRGKISQTDESRFVVGKNLAMSEGSVVFENELMQLIQYKPRTATVYERPLLIVPPCINKYYILDLQPENSLVAHAVESGHQVYLISWRNADQSIAEKGWDDYIGDGVLAAIETTRQISGREQINTLGFCIGGTLLATALAVASARGEHPAASMTLLTAMLDFADTGILDIFVDEAHVQMREQTIGGKNGTPAGLMRGLEFANTFSFLRPNDLVWNYVVDNYLKGRTPMPFDLLYWNSDSTSLPGPMYCWYLRNTYLENKLREPGALTTCGEKVDLTRIDVPTFIYGSREDHIVPWETAYASVPLLTGPRKFVLGASGHIAGVINPPSKKKRSFWSVAGDDKTLPDNPADWFESATETPGSWWPEWTNWLDQFAGKKVKPAAQAGSAEFPVIEPAPGRYVQERE; encoded by the coding sequence ATGGCTGCATCTCAAACTTCCTCGACTTCTTCTCGCACGGACACCTCGTCGGACCGCACGCAGCAGCAAGCGGATGCGGCAGGGGTCCATCAATGGTTCGATGCCTGGATGAACGCATGGCGTTCGCTAGGCGCGCAGGCTGCAGCGAACGGCAATCCTTTTAGTGTCCCCGCTATGCCCGACTTCGCGAAAGCGGCGACGGCGCAGGCCGGTTCGCTGCCGTTTGCGAATCCCTTCTTCGAGCAAATCGCCAAACAGTTTGCGCAAACGCAAGCTCAACCGGGCGGTCCGGCCGAAGGCCAGCCGTTCAACGCATTCTTCGGGCAGGCATTCAATCCTCAGTTCGCGCAACAGTTCACGCAGCAGCTTGCCGGGTTGAAGGTGCCGAGCGCATCGATCCCGTCCACGCGTCTTCAGCAGTTGCAGTCCGACTATTCGCGCGAGGCGATGCAGTTGCTGCAACAGTCGACGCAGACAAGCTCGTCGGGTATCGAGCTCAAGGACCGGCGCTTCAGTTCGGATGCGTGGAAGACGACGCCCGTCTACGCGTACACGGCAGCGTGGTATCTGCTGAACGCGCGTTATCTGCAGGAACTGGTCGATGCGCTCGAAACCGACCAGAAAACCCGTGAGCGCATCCGCTTCGCCGTGCAGCAATGGACGGCGGCCGCCTCGCCGAGCAACTTCTTCGCGCTGAATCCCGAAGCGCAAAAGACGCTGCTCGAAAGCAACGGCGAAAGCCTGCGCCAGGGCGTGACGAACCTGCTCAACGACATGCAGCGCGGCAAGATATCGCAGACGGACGAATCGCGTTTCGTAGTCGGCAAGAATCTCGCGATGTCGGAAGGTTCCGTCGTGTTCGAGAACGAGCTGATGCAGCTGATCCAGTACAAGCCGCGCACGGCCACCGTGTACGAGCGGCCGTTGCTGATCGTGCCGCCTTGCATCAACAAGTACTACATCCTCGATCTCCAACCTGAGAACTCGCTCGTCGCGCACGCGGTCGAGTCGGGCCATCAGGTGTATCTGATTTCGTGGCGCAACGCGGACCAGTCGATCGCCGAGAAGGGATGGGACGACTACATCGGCGATGGCGTGCTGGCCGCGATCGAAACTACGCGCCAGATCAGCGGCCGCGAGCAGATCAACACGCTCGGTTTCTGTATCGGCGGCACGTTGCTCGCGACGGCGCTGGCCGTGGCGTCGGCACGCGGCGAGCATCCCGCGGCATCGATGACGCTGCTGACGGCGATGCTCGACTTCGCCGACACGGGCATCCTCGACATCTTCGTCGACGAAGCGCATGTGCAGATGCGGGAGCAGACCATCGGCGGCAAGAACGGCACGCCCGCTGGCCTGATGCGCGGCCTCGAGTTCGCGAACACGTTCTCGTTCCTGCGCCCGAACGATCTCGTGTGGAACTACGTGGTCGACAACTACCTGAAGGGCCGCACGCCGATGCCGTTCGACCTGCTGTACTGGAACAGCGATTCGACGAGCCTGCCGGGTCCGATGTACTGCTGGTATCTGCGCAACACGTATCTGGAAAACAAGCTGCGCGAGCCGGGAGCGCTGACCACGTGCGGCGAGAAGGTGGACCTGACGCGCATCGACGTGCCGACGTTCATCTACGGCTCGCGTGAAGACCACATCGTGCCGTGGGAAACGGCGTATGCGTCGGTGCCGTTGCTGACGGGGCCGCGCAAGTTCGTGCTCGGCGCGTCGGGCCATATCGCCGGCGTGATCAATCCGCCGTCGAAGAAGAAGCGCAGCTTCTGGTCGGTAGCGGGCGACGATAAAACGCTGCCCGACAATCCCGCCGACTGGTTCGAAAGCGCAACGGAAACACCCGGCAGCTGGTGGCCCGAATGGACGAACTGGCTCGACCAGTTCGCCGGCAAGAAGGTGAAGCCCGCGGCGCAAGCCGGCTCGGCCGAGTTCCCGGTGATCGAACCCGCGCCTGGCCGCTACGTGCAGGAGCGCGAATAA
- the pgeF gene encoding peptidoglycan editing factor PgeF encodes MTLPELTTNDVLRPEWSVSSRVRALVTTRNGGESLPPFGTWRDGVDGPGGLNLGRKSGDDPAHVEANRARLMTLTAHDEAAWLSQVHGATVVNADDVLAATQRGEPLMQADASVTDRTGPVCVVMIADCMPVLLCDPQGRAVGAAHAGWRGLASGVVENTAQRVASLAGTDMSVLHAYLGPCIGPQAFEVGPDVRDAFMKGVGGAQRDIVASAFVEHPLNAGKFLADLPGLARWRLAQIGVTNVTGGDHCTVTERERFYSYRRDRETGRMAALIWLADQ; translated from the coding sequence TGCCTGAGCTGACCACGAATGACGTGCTGCGCCCCGAGTGGTCCGTGTCGTCGCGCGTGCGGGCGCTCGTCACGACGCGCAATGGCGGCGAGAGCCTGCCGCCGTTCGGCACATGGCGCGATGGCGTCGATGGACCGGGCGGGCTGAATCTCGGTAGGAAGTCGGGCGACGATCCCGCGCATGTCGAAGCAAACCGCGCGCGTCTGATGACGCTGACAGCGCACGATGAGGCCGCATGGCTCTCGCAGGTTCATGGCGCGACCGTCGTGAATGCAGACGACGTGCTGGCCGCCACACAGCGCGGCGAACCGTTGATGCAAGCCGACGCCAGCGTGACCGACCGGACGGGCCCGGTATGCGTGGTGATGATCGCCGATTGCATGCCCGTTCTGCTATGCGATCCGCAAGGCCGCGCGGTGGGCGCCGCGCACGCGGGCTGGCGCGGTCTCGCGTCGGGTGTCGTGGAGAATACGGCGCAGCGTGTCGCATCGCTCGCGGGCACTGACATGTCAGTGCTGCATGCTTATCTCGGCCCATGCATCGGCCCGCAGGCCTTCGAGGTCGGACCAGATGTGCGTGACGCCTTCATGAAAGGTGTCGGCGGCGCACAACGCGATATCGTCGCCAGCGCCTTCGTCGAGCACCCGCTGAATGCCGGCAAGTTCCTCGCGGATCTGCCGGGGCTCGCGCGCTGGCGTCTCGCGCAGATCGGCGTGACGAACGTGACAGGCGGCGATCACTGCACGGTCACCGAACGCGAGCGGTTCTACTCCTATCGACGCGATCGCGAAACGGGCCGCATGGCCGCGCTGATCTGGCTCGCGGATCAATGA